The nucleotide window GCGATGTTGGCCGTTGTTCCCCAGGTTCCGGAGGAGGGCAGCCGTCGCTTGCGGCCGGCCTTCAAGCCGCAAGGCTGGGTGACCCTGCTGGTGGCCGCCGCTCTGCTGATGATCGCTTTGCTGGTGTGTATGCGGGTGGGCTGGTGGGTGCCGCTGGTGCATCATCGGTCGTTGCAGTGGGTGATCAGCGCCATCGCCATTCTGCTGTTCGCCCGGGCGATCGGTGATTCTGAGTTGGTGGGGTTCTTCAAGGAAATCAAGGATTCGAAATTCGCCCGGCTCGATACCTGGGTGTATTCGCCCTTGTGTGTGGGGCTGGGTTCAGGGCTGTTGGCAGTGGCCTGGGTCTGAGGCCAATCCCTGTAGGAGCGAGCTTGCTCGCGATGGACGTCGGGGCACCGCGGGGTATCAGGCTGCCTGCGTTATCGTTGACCACCATCGCGAGTAAACTCGCTCCTACAGGTACGATGGGGTTCCTGTGGGAGCGAGCCTGCTCGCGATGGCGGTCTTACGGTGTACATATCCGGTGCTGCGGCCACGGCCGCGTAAGGTTCCGCCCTTACGGCGGGTGACTCTGTGGGAGCGGGCTTGCCCGCGATGGCGGCCTTACGGGTGTACATATCCGTTTCTGCGGTAACGGCCGCTCAAGGTTCCGCCCTTACGGCGGGTGACTTTGGGGCTCTGTAGGAGCGAGCTTGCTCGCGATGGCGGCCTTCCGGTGTACATATCCGTTTCTGCGATAACGGCTGCTTAAGGTTCCGCCCTTACGGCGGGTTACTTTGTCGCGCCAAAGTAACCAAAACGCCCCGCCCCTGACGTACGGCCCTTCGCTGGCGCTCCGGGTTCCCTCGCTCCGGTCCTGCTCCGTGGGCCCGCCGCCATCGGCCATCCTTGGCCGAGGGCGGCTAACCCGGCATCCTTGCCGGGTTGCCCACTGCGCAGAACCTCCACTCGGCCTGCCGACGGGGCAATCTGTGGCGCCTGTGGGATCGCGGTTCTGTTTCTGTTCTGTTTCTGTAGGAGCGAGCTCGCTCCTACAGGGATCGGGGCGGCGGGAATTCAACCCCCGGTTTCTGTCCTGCGGCTACTCACCTCAGCCGGCACATCATCCCCTGCCATGCGCTTGCGAAACAGTGCCACCCGCGCCAGCAGCAGGGTGGTGACGGGTACGGTGATTGCGAGCAGGATTGGAATCAGCCAGGCATGCAGCACGGGCCCGGATTTGAGTGCCGAGAAGTAGATGATCGACGCCAGTGCGACGAACCACGCGCCCAGGGTTGAGGCCAGGGCCGGTGGGTGCATGCGTTGGAAGTAATCTTTCATTCGCACCAGGCCCACGGCGCCGATCAGGGCAAACACGCCGCTGAGCACCAGCAGGATCGCCACTGGGATTTCCACCCATAGAGACAGTTCAGCGTTCATTCGATCACCTCGCCACGCAGGAGGAATTTGGCCAGGGCAAACGAGCCGACGAAGCCGAACAGTGCGATCAGCAGCGCTGCTTCGAAGTAGGTGTCACTGGCATAACGAATTCCCAGGGTGAGCATCATCAGCATCGCGGTGATGTACAGGTAATCCAGCGCCAGTACCCGGTCCTGGGCCGAGGGGCCCTTGAACAGGCGGGTCAGGGTCAGGACCATCGCCAGGGAAAACAGGAACAGGCTCAAGAGAATCGCATTGGACAGCAATGCACTCATTCGAAGATCTCCATCAAGGGCTGCTCGTAGGTAGTCTTGAAATGCTCGATGAACAGCGCTTCGTCATCCAAGTCGAACACGTGCAGCAGCAGGATGCTGCGATCCAGCGCCAGTTCCGACCAGACGGTGCCGGGCACCACGGTGCAGATCATCGCCAGCGCCGCCAGGCCGTTGGCGTCGCGCAAGTCCAGCGGCACCTTGATGAAACCTGAGCGCGGCGCGCGGCGGCCCATGGTCAAGACGCCCCAGGCGACCAGCAGGTTGGAGATCAGCACGTCGCGCCCGACGATCAGGAACAGGCGCAGGATCACCCCGGGTTTGCGGATACGGATCGGCAGTGGCCGCAGCTTGCGCATCATCAGCGGCGCGCAGAACCCCAGGGCCGCGCCCAGCAGCAGGTTGCCGGGGCTGATCGACAGGTTCAGCACCAGCCACAACAACCACAACGCCAGCGACAGCCAGGGTGCCGGAAACAGACGACTCATGGTTGCACCTCCGCGACCGCTGACTGGGCTTCGGGGCTGGGCACCGCGCGGGTGCCGAGCACCGCCATCACGTATTGCTGCGGATGGTTCAGCGCCTCGGCAGCGGCCTGGGTGTAGCGCATCAGTGGTTCAGCCTTGAAGGTCAGGGCAATGCTCAGGCCCAGCAGGGCGATGATCGGGATGCACTCGAAGCGGCGCAGCAGGGGCGAGGGGCGTTCCTCGGGGCTCCAGAAGCGCTGCACGCCGAGGCGCGAGAACGCGATCAGCGACGCCAGCCCGGACAGGATCAGCAACACCAGCAAGGCCCACGCGGCGCCAGACACCGGCGCATCACTGGCCTGGCCCAGGCCCTGCGGATTGAGCAGCGCACTGAGCAACCCCAGCTTGCCGATGAACCCGGACAGCGGCGGCATGCCGATGATCAGCAGCGCGCAGGCGATGAAGCTCAGGCCCAGGAACGCCATGGTCCAGGGGATCACCTGGCCGACCACGGCTTTCTGCTCGTCGTCGAGGTTGATGCCCTTGGGCGGTTGCAGCGATTCCATCGGCCGCGGCATCAGCTCGTCGCCGTCGTCCAGCGGCATTTCATTGGCTGAGCGCGACCGCTCGATCAACTCGGCGAGCAAGAACAGCGCGCTCAACGCCAGGGTCGAGCTGACCAGGTAGAACAACGCGGCGGCGATCAGGCTCGGTTGGCCAAAGCCGATGGCTGCCAGCAGGATGCCGGCCGACACCAGGATGCTCAGGCTGGCCATGCGCTCCAGGCGTTGCGCGGCGATGATCGCCACGCCCGCGCAGACGATGCTCGCCATGCCGCCGTAGATCAGCCAGTCGCCACCGAAGTAGGCCGACGCACCGGCCTGACCGGAGAACAGCAGGGTCCACAGGCGCAGCAGGGTGTAGACGCCGACCTTGGTCATGATCGCGAACATCGCCGCCACTGGCGCGCTCGCCGAGGAATAGGCCGGCACCAGCCAGAAGTTCAGCGGCCACATGCCGGCCTTGGCCAGGAAAGCCACCGCGAGGATCGCTGCGCCTGCATGCAACAGGCCTCGGTCGGCCTCCGGCACCAGCGGGATCTTCAGCGCCAGGTCAGCCATGTTCAGGGTGCCGGTGACGCCGTAGATCAGGGCCGCGCCAATCAGGAACAGCGACGAGGCCAGCAGGTTGATCGAGATGTAATGCAGCCCCGACGACACCCGCGCCCGCCCCGAGCCGTGCAGCAGCAGGCCGTAGGAAGCGGCCAGCAGCACCTCGAAGAACACGAACAGGTTGAACAGGTCGGCGGTCAGGAAGGCGCCATACAGGCCCATCAACTGGATCTGGAACAGCGCGTGGAAGCTCGAACCGGCACGGTCCCAGCGCGCCAGGGCGAAGATCAGCGCGCTGACGCCGATGATCCCGGTCAGTACCAGCATCAGCGCCGACAGGCGATCGACCACCAGCACGATGCCGAACGGCGCCTGCCAGTTGCCCGGCAGGTACACGCCGATGGAGCCGGGTACGCCGGTGGTTTGCGTCCATTGCAGCAACAGCACGGAAATGCCCAGGCCCAACAGGCTGGAGAACAGGTTGATGCGTGCCTTCAATGGCCGGTGTTTTTCCCCCAGCATCAGCATGATCGCCGCCGTCAGCAGCGGCAGCAGGATCGGCGCGGCGATCAGGTGCGTCATCACATTCATTCTTTAGGCTCCCGGCCATCCACATGGTCGGTGCCGGTCAGGCCGCGCGACGCCAGCAGCACCACGAGGAACAGCGCGGTCATGGCGAAGCTGATGACGATGGCGGTGAGGACCAGCGCCTGGGGCAACGGGTCGGTGTAGTGCAGCAGGTCCTGGGGCACGCCGTCCTTGATGATCGGTTCCTTGCCGATGAACAGGCTGCCCATGCTGAAGATGAACAGGTTGACCCCGTAGGACAGCAGGCACAGGCCCATCACCACCTGAAACGTCCGCGGCCGCAGGATCAGCCAGACGCCGGACGCGGCCAGGACGCCGATGGCGATTGCGATGACTTCTTCCATCAGACGGCTCCTTTGCTGGCGACGGATCTGGGCAGGGCCGCGGTCTTGTGGCCGCGGACCGATTGGTGGGCGAGGGCGGTGAGGATCAACAGGGTCGAGCCGACCACCACCGAGTACACGCCTATGTCGAAGAACAACGCGCTGGCCAGGTGCAGGTCACCCAGCAGCGGCAGCGAGAAGTGCCAGGTGTGGGTGGTCAGGAACGGGTAACCCACCGCCATCGCGCCCAGGCCCGTGACCGTGGCGAACAGCAGCCCGGTGCCCATCCAGCGCAGTGGCCGCAGGCTCATTTGCGCCTCGACCCACTGGGTGCCGGCGACCATGTATTGCAGGATGAACGCCACCGACATCACCAGCCCCGCGACGAAGCCGCCGCCGGGTTGGTTGTGGCCGCGCATGAACAGGTAGATCGACACCACGAAGGCAATCGGCAGCAGCAGGCGCACCAGCACCGCCGGCACCATCATGAAGCCCAGCGCGGTGTCGCTGGCCTGGCGCGGGTTGACCAGGTCGGTGACCACGTCGGGTGCCAGCAGGCGTTGCTGGGTCGGCAATTGCAGGCTTTCCTTCGGCGGGCGGAAGCGGCGCAGCAGGGCGAACACGGTCAGTGCCACGGCCACCAGCACGGTGATCTCACCCAGGGTATCGAAGCCACGGAAGTCCACCAGCATGACGTTGACCACGTTGCTGCCGCCGCCTTCGGGCAGGGCGCGGCTGAGGTAGAACGACGAGATATCGTTGGGCGTCTGCCGGGTCAGCATCGCGTAGGACAGCAGCGCCATGCCGCCACCGACGACGATCGACAGCAACAGGTCGCGCAGACGGCGGATGCGCGCATTGCGCAGGCTGCTCGGCAGCGGCGACACCTCTTCGATCCGGCGCGGCAGCCAGCGCAGGCCCAGCAGGATCAGCACCGTGGTCACCACTTCGACCACCAGTTGCGTAAGGGCCAGGTCCGGGGCAGAGAACCAGACGAAGGTGATGCAGGTCATCAGCCCGCAGACGCTGACCATGGTCAGGGCCGCCAGCCGGTGATACTTGGCCTGCCACGCCGCGCCCAGGGCACAGGCGATCGCCAGTAGCCACAGGGTGACGAAGACGATGGAGCCGGGAATCTTCGGCCGGTCGCCCCAGCTCAGGTGGCTGTGCAGCATCGGGATCAGCCCGGCCAGCACGGCGGCGAGCACCATCAGGAACAATTGGCTTTGCAGGCGCTTGGTGCTGATCCGTCGTTCCAGGCGGCGGGCCAGGCGCATCATCACCACCAGGCTGCGCTCGAACAGGCGCTTGCCGTTGAACCGGCCCACAATCGGCGGGTATTTGAAGCGCCCGTGGCGGAACTGGTTACGCAGCAGCAGGTACAGCACCACACCGCCGGACATGGCGATCAGGCTCATGATCATCGGCGCGTTCAGGCCGTGCCAGATCGCCAGACTGTATTCGGGCAGGGTGCCGCCGACCACCGGCAGGGCGGCGGCCGCGAGGATCGAGCCGACCACCTGGGCCGGGAAGATCCCCACGATCAGGCAGGTGAACACCAGCAGTTCCACCGGCGCACGCATCCAGCGCGGCGGCTCGTGCGGGGTGTGCGGCAGGTCGGTGGCGGTGGGGCCGAAGAACACATCGACGGTGAAGCGCAGCGAGTAGGCGACGCTGAACATCCCGGCGATGGTGGCCACGATCGGCAGTGTCATCTCGACCCAGGCGGTGGCGTTGATGAACACGGTTTCGGCGAAGAACATTTCCTTGGACAGGAAGCCGTTGAGCAGCGGCACGCCGGCCATCGAGGCGCTGGCGACCATGGCCAGGGTGGCGGTGAACGGGATCAGGCGGAACAGGCCGCTGAGCTTGCGGATGTCGCGGGTGCCGCTTTCGTGGTCGACGATGCCGGCGGCCATGAACAGCGAGGCCTTGAAGGTGGCGTGGTTGAGAATGTGGAACACTGCGGCCACGGCGGCCAGCGGGCTGTTGAGGCCCAGCAGCAGGGTGATCAGGCCCAGGTGGCTGATGGTCGAGTAGGCCAGCAGGCCCTTGAGGTCGTTCTGGAACATCGCGCAGTAGGCGCCGAGCAGCAGGGTGGCGGCGCCGGCCCCGCTGACGATGTAGAACCATTCTTCACTGCCCGACAGCGATGGCCACAGCCGTGCCAGCAGGAACACCCCGGCCTTGACCATGGTCGCCGAGTGCAGGTAGGCCGAGACCGGCGTGGGCGCCGCCATGGCGTGGGGCAGCCAGAAGTGGAAGGGGAACTGCGCGCTTTTGCTCAGGGCGCCGATGAGGATCAGGGGAAGCAAGATGGGGTAGAGGGCATGGGCACGAATCAGATCGCCGGCGGCCAGGACCTTGTCCAAGTCATAGCTGCCGACGACATGGCCGAGCAGCATCACCCCCGCCAGCAGGCACAAACCTCCGGCACCGGTGACCATCAACGCCATGTAGGCGCCGCGCCGGGCATCAGCGCGGTGGTGCCAGTAGCCGATCAACAGGAACGAGAAGAGGCTGGTCAGCTCCCAGAAGAACACGATCTGAATCAGGTTGCCGGAGATCACCAGGCCGAGCATGGCGCCCATGAACGCCAGGAAAAAGGCGAAGAAACGCGGCACCGGGTCTTGCGGCGACATGTAGTAACGGGCGTACAGCGACACCAGCGTGCCGATGCCCAGCACCAGCATCGAGAACAGCCAGGCGAACCCGTCCATGCGCAGGACGAAGTTCAGGCCCAGGCTGGGCAACCAGAGGAATTCTTCGCGAATGACCCCGCCGTCGGCGATCTGCGGGTACAGGAGCGCGACCTGGATCGTGCCGACCAGGGCCACGAGGCCCGCGAGCAACGATTCGGTATTACGCGCGTTGTGCGGCAGCACGGCTGCCAGACAACTGCCGACAAAGGGCAGAAGCAGTAGAACTATCAGGGACATAGGCTTCTAATCTGCGGAGATTTGTGAAGCATCATACGTGCCAGTTCCCGGATCGCCAAACGCCAAGCTGTGGCAGAATCCTACAAAGTAGTAGGAAAAGTCAGGGTTCGCATTGTTTCAGGGGGGATGTGTGGGGCAGGTCTGGCCTCATCGCGAGCAGGCTCGCTCCCACAGGGGTTTTGTGAACACTGGAAACCCAATGTGGGAAATCCAATGTGGGAGCGAGCCTGCTCGCGATGGCTGACTATCAGGCGTTAAAGATCCTGAGGGTTCACCCCCGGCTCAACCTCATCCACCACCCCAGCTTTCCCCTTGGTCTTCAGTTCACTGACAATCACCGCCGCCACAATCAACCCCGCCCCCAGCAGTGCAATCGCCGGCAACCGCTCCCCGGCGATGCGCCCGACGATCCCGGCCCATACCGGTTCGCCGGCATAGATGAGCGTGGCCCGGGTCGGCGAGACGCTCTTCTGCGCCCAGTTCATCGCCACCTGGATAGCCGCGCTGGCGGCGCCCAGCCCGAGGGCGCTGCCCAGCAGGAACCAGGAGAAGTCCGGAATCGCCTCATGGGTCGGCACCACCATCAGGAACGACAGCACCGAGGTGGTCGCCAGTTGCACCACGGTCACCCGGCGCACATCGACCTGGCCGGCGTAGGTGCTGATCAGGATGATTTCCGCAGCGATCGCGATGGCGCTGATCAGCGTGGCGATTTCCCCGGCGCTGAAATGGAACGACGCCCCCGCCGGCCCCGACAGCAGCATCAACCCGGTAAACGCCAGCATGATGCCGATGCTCGGCATCAACCCTGGCCGGCGGCCCAGCACCAGCCATTGCAGCAGTGGTACAAAAGGCACGTACAGCGCGGTGATAAACGCCGACTGGCTGCTGGGGATGGTTTGCAGGCCCACGGTCTGCAAGCCGTAGCCGAGCATGATCGCCACGCCGATGAACGCGCCGGCCTTGAGTTCGAACAGGGTCAGCTCGCGCAGGTGACGCCAGGAGAACAACGCCACGATGGAAGCCGCCGCGGCAAAGCGCAGGCCGACGAAAAACATCGGACCGCTGACGGTCATGGCATGTTGCACCAGCAAGAAAGTGCCGCCCCAGACCATGGTGATCAGCACCAGCACGCACTCGGCCTTGCTCAGCTTGAGGAAACGGGAGGAGGGTGGGGAGGTGTTCAACGACGTCATAATCTTGCACGCTATAAAAGTGCGACGCACAATGCGCCGAATGTTGCGCAGTATACTGCCCAACCCCACCAAGTGAGCAATATAGTGCACAAAGATTCTCCGCAACGGGCCTCGGTCCTGCAGCACGTCAGTTTGAACGTCCGACGTTTGCGCCATGCCGCCGACATGAGCCAGACCGCGCTGGCGGAAAAATCCGGGGTCAGCCGGCGCATGCTGGTGGCCATCGAGGCCGGCGAGAAGAACGTCAGCCTGACCACCCTCGACCGGGTGGCCGAAGCGCTGGACGTGGCGTTCAGCGACCTGATCCAGGCCCCCGACGTGCGCGATCACAGCCGTATCAACGAAGTGGCGTGGGCCGGGGCGATCCCCGGCAGTAAGGCGGTGTTGCTGTCCAAGGCCACCGCCACCCGCGAAGTCGAGCAGTGGGAGTGGTGCCTGCAACCGGGGGAAATCTACCCCTCGCTGCCGGACGCCGATGGCTGGAGCGAGCAGATCTACGTGTTCGAAGGCTGCCTGACCCTGATGCTCGGTGACACCCCACATCAGATCGCCGCCGGCGAGTTCTACATGTTCGCCAGCAACCAGCCCCATGCCTATCGCAACGAAGGTGACGTGGCGGCGCGGTTCGTGCGCAACGTGGTGATCTAACTGTTGGCTGGCCAACATCGAACGGACACTTTGCTGGTTTGCTTCCCCTCTTGTTTCTCAGGTTTTAAGCGCAAGCTATTGAAATAGAACAGATTTAAATTCAGGCACGACTCCTGCAATTGTCCTGGTGCATTCACCGGAACCTGGAGTCGGCCCATGACAGCCCCTGCCCAACCCCCTCGCACTGCCCATGTGATCCGCTCGGATGCGGAGGCGATTGCCGTCGCGCACAAGCTCGCCGCGCGCTTTGCCGTCGAGGCCAGCGTGCGTGATCGCGAACGGCGTTTGCCGGTCGCCGAGCTCGACGAGTTTTCCGCCAGCGGCCTGTGGGGCATCACCGTGCCCAAGGCCTACGGTGGCGCCGGCGTGTCCTACGTGACCGTCGCCGAAGTGATCAAGATCATCTCGGCCGCCGATTCGTCCCTGGGCCAGATCCCGCAGAACCACCTCGGCGTGCTCGACATCCTGGTGCAAACCGCCACCGAGGAGCAGAAGCGCTACTACTTCGCCAAGGTGTTGCAGGGTTACCGCTTCGGCAACGCCTTCTCGGAAGCCAAGAGCAAGAACGCCGGGGCCTTCGAGACCCGTATCCGCTTTGACGGCGACACCGCGCAGATCGACGGCGAGAAGTTCTACTGCACCGGCGCGTTGTTCGCCCACATCGTGCCGGCCGTGGCGGTCAACGAACAGAACCAGGCCTTCATCGCCTTCATCGAGCGCGATAACCCAGGGCTGAGCGTGATCGACAGCTGGGACGGTTTCGGCCAGCGCACTACCGCCAGTGGCGGCGTGAACCTGAACGCGGTGCAGGTGCCGCTCAGCGCGGTGATCCCGGCGCACAAGGCGTTCGATGAACCCACCGCCGATGGCCCGATCTCGCAGATCATCCAGGCGGCGGTGGACACCGGCATCGCCGTCGGCGCGCTGGAGGACACCAAGCGCTATGCCCGCGAATCGCGGCCGTGGATCGACAGCGGCCACGATCATGGCTGGCAGGACCCGTTCACCATCGCCGCGATTGGCGACCTGGAATGGCGGGTCCACGGCACCGAAGCGATCCTGCGCAAGGCCGGCCAGGCCATCGACGCGGCCTTGCTTGATCCCAACGAGGACAGCGTCGCCCACGCCTCGGTGGTGGTCGCCCAGGCCAAGGTGCTCTCGGCGGAAATTGCCCTGCTTGCCAGCAGCAAGCTGTTCGAACTGGCCGGCACCCGCTCGGTGCTCGGCAAGCACAACCTCGACCGGCACTGGCGCAACGCCCGCACCCACACCCTGCACGATCCGGCGCGCTGGAAATTCCACCTGATCGGCAACTACCTGCTCAACGGCGTCAAGCCTGCGCGCCACGCCTGGAACTGAGGAGCTCATGATGAATGCCTTGACCCAACCGGTTGTCGCCAGGCTGTCCCTGGCCAGCAGCCAACATGATCTGCACCACGCCCGCAGCCTGCTCGATTCGGCGCTGGGCTTCGTTCGCCAGCAGGCCGCGACTGCGCAGGACCCGTACGTCATCAGCCGCGTTGGCGACGTGCAGATCCGCATCGAGGTGGCCGCCGCCTTGCTCGAACGTGCCGAGGGCCTGCTCGACAGTGAAAAGGACGCCACCGAAATCAGCGTCGCGCTGGCCGAATCCGACCTGGCCAGCGCCGAGGCCCTGGCCACGGCCAGTGATGCCGAATTCGAACTGACCGGGCGCCGCACGGTGCTGTCCGGTTCGCTGCACGATCCGCTGCGCTGGAAGCGCCACCTGATCGGCAACTTCCGCCTCAACGGCATCCACCCGTCTGCACAGGAAGCCGTTTAATGGCTCGTGAAATTCGTCTCAACGCCTTCGACATGAACTGCGTCGGTCACCAGTCCCCGGGTTTGTGGGCGCATCCGCGCGATCGTTCGTGGCAGTACAAGGACCTGGAGTACTGGACCGACCTGGCGAAAATTCTCGAGCGCGGCAAGTTCGATGGCCTGTTTATCGCCGACGTGCTGGGCATCTACGACGTCTATAACGGCAACGGTGACGCGGCGATCCGCCAGGCCGCGCAGGTGCCGGTCAACGATCCGCTGCAACTGATCCCGCCGATGGCGCTGGTGACCGAGCATTTGGGGTTTGGCCTGACTGCCTCGCTGTCGTTCGAACATCCGTATCCGTTCGCCCGCCGGCTATCGACCCTGGACCATTTGACCAAGGGCCGCGCGGGCTGGAACATCGTCACCTCGTACCTGGAAAGCGGCGCGAAGAACCTCGGCCAGAAAGCCCAGACCGAGCACGATGCCCGCTACGACTATGCCGAGGAGTACCTGGAGGTTTGCTACAAACTCTGGGAAGGCAGTTGGGAAGAGGGCGCGATCCTGCGCGATCGTGAGCGGCGGATTTTCAGCGACCCGAGCAAGATCCACGAGATTCGCCACCACGGCAAACACTTCCAGGTGCCGGGCATTCACCTGTGCGAACCGTCGCCGCAGCGCACGCCTGTGTTGTACCAGGCCGGTGCATCCAGCCGCGGCAAGCAGTTCGCCGCCGAACATGCCGAATGCGTGTTCGTCGCGGCGCCGTCGAAGGTGCTGCTGAAGAAAACCGTCGCCGACATCCGCCGCCGTGCCGCCGAGGCCGGGCGCGATCCGTCGAAGATCCTGATTTTCAACCTGCAGACGGTGATCCTCGGCGAGACCGACGCCAAGGCCAAGGCCAAGTTCGAGGAGTACAAAAGCTGGGTCAGCTATGAAGGCGCGATGGCGTTGATCTCGGGCTGGACCGGGATTGACTTCAGCCGGTTCAAGCCTGATGAACCGCTCAAGCATGTGCACACCAATGCGATCCAGTCGGCGGTGGAAGCCTTCTCCACGGCGGACCCGAACAAGGTCTGGACGCCCCATGAACTGGCTGATTGGGTGGGCATCGGCGGCTTCGGCCCGCTGTTCGTCGGCAGCCCCGAAACCGTGGCCGACCTGCTCCAGGAGTGGGTGGACGAGACTGATGTCGACGGCTTCAACCTGGCCTATGCGCTGACCCATGAAACCTTCATCGACGCCGTGGAACTGCTGGTGCCGGAGTTGCAGAAGCGCGGGGTGTACAAGACCGAATACACACCGGGAACCCTGCGCGAAAAACTCTTCAACCAAGGCCCCCGCCTGGCCCCCGGACACCCCGGCGCCGGCTACCGCGACCTCTGTAGGAGCGAGCATGCTCGCGATGAGGCCGGCACCTTCAACACAGATGTCGCCTGACCCGCCGCCATCGCGAGCAGGCTCGCTCCCACAGGGGGGCGGGGGTGAACACAAGATTGATGAGCACCAAAAATCCCCATGTGGGAGCGGGCTTGCTCGCGATGAGGCCAGCACATTCAACATTGATGTCGCCTGACCCACCGCCATCGCGAGCAGGCCCGCTCCCACAGGGGCCAGTGATGAACGCAGGATTGATGAACACCACAAATCCCCTGTAGGAGCGAGCTTGCTCGCGATGAGGCCAGCACATCCAACACCGATGTCGCCTGACCCGCCGCCATCGCGAGCAAGCTCGCTCCTACAGGGGGCCGTAGATGGATAAAGAATTGATGAACACCACAAATCCCCTTGTGGGAGCGGGCTTGCTCGCGATGAGGCCAGCACATCCAACACCGATGTCGCCTGACCCACCGCTATCGCGAGCAAGCCCGCTCCCACAGGGGCCGGTGGTGAACACAGGATTGATGAACACCACAAATCCCCTGTAGGAGCGAGCTTGCTCGCGATGAGGCCAGCACATCCAACACCGATGTCGCCTGACCCATCGCCATCGCGAGCAAGCTCGCTCCTACAGGGGTTGGTGGCAGACGAACAAACCCAGCCCAGCGGACCACCGCACGCTTTTGCCCATGTACAGGAGGTCATCCATGAGCGTGCACGAACTCAAGCGACCGCCGCTGGCGGATATCGCGCAATGGCGGGTCGATGTGCCCCAGGCGCTGGAGCAGTTGCGTCATTGGGCGCAGGTCAGCCCGTTGCAACCGGCGTTGCGCCACAAGCGCCACGGCCAGTGGTATGCCTGGCGCTGGATCGACGTGTTGCGCGACGTCGAGCGCCTGGCCGACGGTTTGCGCCAGCAGGGCTTCACCGAGCAATCGCGGCTGGCCGTCAGTGGCGCCTTCGAACCCAACCTGTTGCTGCTGACCCTG belongs to Pseudomonas sp. MYb118 and includes:
- a CDS encoding DMT family transporter, which translates into the protein MHYIAHLVGLGSILRNIRRIVRRTFIACKIMTSLNTSPPSSRFLKLSKAECVLVLITMVWGGTFLLVQHAMTVSGPMFFVGLRFAAAASIVALFSWRHLRELTLFELKAGAFIGVAIMLGYGLQTVGLQTIPSSQSAFITALYVPFVPLLQWLVLGRRPGLMPSIGIMLAFTGLMLLSGPAGASFHFSAGEIATLISAIAIAAEIILISTYAGQVDVRRVTVVQLATTSVLSFLMVVPTHEAIPDFSWFLLGSALGLGAASAAIQVAMNWAQKSVSPTRATLIYAGEPVWAGIVGRIAGERLPAIALLGAGLIVAAVIVSELKTKGKAGVVDEVEPGVNPQDL
- a CDS encoding Na+/H+ antiporter subunit E, giving the protein MSRLFPAPWLSLALWLLWLVLNLSISPGNLLLGAALGFCAPLMMRKLRPLPIRIRKPGVILRLFLIVGRDVLISNLLVAWGVLTMGRRAPRSGFIKVPLDLRDANGLAALAMICTVVPGTVWSELALDRSILLLHVFDLDDEALFIEHFKTTYEQPLMEIFE
- a CDS encoding Na+/H+ antiporter subunit C, whose amino-acid sequence is MEEVIAIAIGVLAASGVWLILRPRTFQVVMGLCLLSYGVNLFIFSMGSLFIGKEPIIKDGVPQDLLHYTDPLPQALVLTAIVISFAMTALFLVVLLASRGLTGTDHVDGREPKE
- a CDS encoding monovalent cation/H+ antiporter subunit D; translated protein: MNVMTHLIAAPILLPLLTAAIMLMLGEKHRPLKARINLFSSLLGLGISVLLLQWTQTTGVPGSIGVYLPGNWQAPFGIVLVVDRLSALMLVLTGIIGVSALIFALARWDRAGSSFHALFQIQLMGLYGAFLTADLFNLFVFFEVLLAASYGLLLHGSGRARVSSGLHYISINLLASSLFLIGAALIYGVTGTLNMADLALKIPLVPEADRGLLHAGAAILAVAFLAKAGMWPLNFWLVPAYSSASAPVAAMFAIMTKVGVYTLLRLWTLLFSGQAGASAYFGGDWLIYGGMASIVCAGVAIIAAQRLERMASLSILVSAGILLAAIGFGQPSLIAAALFYLVSSTLALSALFLLAELIERSRSANEMPLDDGDELMPRPMESLQPPKGINLDDEQKAVVGQVIPWTMAFLGLSFIACALLIIGMPPLSGFIGKLGLLSALLNPQGLGQASDAPVSGAAWALLVLLILSGLASLIAFSRLGVQRFWSPEERPSPLLRRFECIPIIALLGLSIALTFKAEPLMRYTQAAAEALNHPQQYVMAVLGTRAVPSPEAQSAVAEVQP
- a CDS encoding monovalent cation/H+ antiporter subunit A, translated to MSLIVLLLLPFVGSCLAAVLPHNARNTESLLAGLVALVGTIQVALLYPQIADGGVIREEFLWLPSLGLNFVLRMDGFAWLFSMLVLGIGTLVSLYARYYMSPQDPVPRFFAFFLAFMGAMLGLVISGNLIQIVFFWELTSLFSFLLIGYWHHRADARRGAYMALMVTGAGGLCLLAGVMLLGHVVGSYDLDKVLAAGDLIRAHALYPILLPLILIGALSKSAQFPFHFWLPHAMAAPTPVSAYLHSATMVKAGVFLLARLWPSLSGSEEWFYIVSGAGAATLLLGAYCAMFQNDLKGLLAYSTISHLGLITLLLGLNSPLAAVAAVFHILNHATFKASLFMAAGIVDHESGTRDIRKLSGLFRLIPFTATLAMVASASMAGVPLLNGFLSKEMFFAETVFINATAWVEMTLPIVATIAGMFSVAYSLRFTVDVFFGPTATDLPHTPHEPPRWMRAPVELLVFTCLIVGIFPAQVVGSILAAAALPVVGGTLPEYSLAIWHGLNAPMIMSLIAMSGGVVLYLLLRNQFRHGRFKYPPIVGRFNGKRLFERSLVVMMRLARRLERRISTKRLQSQLFLMVLAAVLAGLIPMLHSHLSWGDRPKIPGSIVFVTLWLLAIACALGAAWQAKYHRLAALTMVSVCGLMTCITFVWFSAPDLALTQLVVEVVTTVLILLGLRWLPRRIEEVSPLPSSLRNARIRRLRDLLLSIVVGGGMALLSYAMLTRQTPNDISSFYLSRALPEGGGSNVVNVMLVDFRGFDTLGEITVLVAVALTVFALLRRFRPPKESLQLPTQQRLLAPDVVTDLVNPRQASDTALGFMMVPAVLVRLLLPIAFVVSIYLFMRGHNQPGGGFVAGLVMSVAFILQYMVAGTQWVEAQMSLRPLRWMGTGLLFATVTGLGAMAVGYPFLTTHTWHFSLPLLGDLHLASALFFDIGVYSVVVGSTLLILTALAHQSVRGHKTAALPRSVASKGAV
- a CDS encoding K+/H+ antiporter subunit F; amino-acid sequence: MSALLSNAILLSLFLFSLAMVLTLTRLFKGPSAQDRVLALDYLYITAMLMMLTLGIRYASDTYFEAALLIALFGFVGSFALAKFLLRGEVIE
- a CDS encoding DUF3995 domain-containing protein: MTLALAQWLVTIFAVISLVHVYWGLGGEWAMLAVVPQVPEEGSRRLRPAFKPQGWVTLLVAAALLMIALLVCMRVGWWVPLVHHRSLQWVISAIAILLFARAIGDSELVGFFKEIKDSKFARLDTWVYSPLCVGLGSGLLAVAWV
- a CDS encoding Na+/H+ antiporter subunit G; translation: MNAELSLWVEIPVAILLVLSGVFALIGAVGLVRMKDYFQRMHPPALASTLGAWFVALASIIYFSALKSGPVLHAWLIPILLAITVPVTTLLLARVALFRKRMAGDDVPAEVSSRRTETGG